A window of Pedobacter lusitanus contains these coding sequences:
- a CDS encoding TonB-dependent receptor, with translation MIIYLLSKKKYTVYPIKPLLLISFLVILLSFYNTSKAQNLNATVTLSYKNCTAQALLKELDKQSSFTFVFDPAQMGGIQLQNISYNHLPLKQVLDDLEKKTNLDFSILNSNISVRLIVKHPVKKPEPGKITGTVSDEKGETFPSASIRVVELGSGMQSAIDGTYTLSLPPGTYTLEISYISYQTQKITGVQIKAGGITKLDIAMKPSANALKEVVVTSGYQKASAAGLYAKQKNAAGITDGISAAQISRTPDNNVGAILKRVSGLNVVDNRYVVVRGLSDRYNQAQIDGVTQPSTDMNRRNFSFDAIPAEMVSNIVVNKTATPDLSSEFAGGQVIVNTLDIPVQNFTQFQIGTGYNTNTIGKDFRQAGKRGGAEVFGFMDNSHKLPLGLRSWDRNGLPPDYMIAQSKAFDPEGFRLYRYGFEPNQNYRLSFGRVYSLKDGLSFGFVGGATLRNSQEINDFISTRGGFTPSSIDSVNIRQNGKIYKYNSTISALLNLGIQGKGFKLGFRNMYSHVYNNDFITSESRDPTDEQKTGPEYRRQFNIQDPKNTTVLQHKLEGEHTLGESGIKLTWNGSFTNVSQTIDDRRKFTAFGSGSVNGVPYFQRYLVANSQQNDGNPDYRLYTDTREKDYNWGVNLSRSFDFMNDKSLVKVGYSGFYKKRNLSNYTIEIYNAVNPILFVAPYEYSLAPDKVGSGATQAFYSVPDDMGGQFTGKANSQSAYVMLDQHLLKKLRLVYGVRYDAYKLSNTQLKTKDAETNTDDNKKFLPSVNVTYSITDNINIRGSYATTLVRPDFRETSVFNLYDPILDARIRGSNVKSTQINNTDLRLEWYPSPGEIVSLSGFYKHFDKPIELVFIQDMAVDQYAFQNQKSAVNYGLEMEVRKSLGFIADKQWLRNLSVFGNGTIIKSNVVALSYEGANNEIVKEVKSKRALYGQSPWIVNVGLSYTQDKYGVNVVYNKSGYRTNTIHFSPLEIEYEMGRDLIDFQVFTRLFKQRGELKLNISNLLNAQTRFYKNINGYDGGGGDTPYTLKEGHTDKYKESDGDKITYQVKSGTNVSMAFTYKF, from the coding sequence ATGATTATATATTTACTGTCCAAAAAAAAATATACAGTATATCCTATTAAACCCTTATTACTCATTAGTTTCCTTGTTATTTTACTATCATTTTATAATACTTCCAAAGCTCAGAACCTTAATGCAACTGTTACCCTGAGTTATAAAAACTGTACTGCTCAGGCTTTATTAAAAGAGCTGGACAAACAATCTTCCTTTACTTTTGTCTTTGATCCTGCTCAGATGGGAGGGATTCAGTTACAGAACATTAGCTATAATCATTTACCCCTTAAACAGGTTCTGGATGATCTTGAAAAAAAGACTAATCTTGACTTTTCTATACTAAACTCAAATATTTCAGTCCGTTTAATTGTAAAGCATCCGGTAAAAAAGCCGGAGCCGGGAAAAATTACCGGCACAGTCAGCGATGAAAAAGGTGAGACTTTTCCAAGTGCCAGTATCAGAGTTGTAGAATTAGGTTCAGGAATGCAAAGTGCAATTGATGGAACTTATACGCTGTCACTTCCTCCGGGAACTTATACGCTGGAGATCAGTTATATTTCTTATCAGACACAAAAAATTACGGGTGTGCAAATAAAAGCCGGGGGAATCACGAAGCTGGATATCGCTATGAAACCTTCGGCTAATGCATTAAAAGAAGTTGTAGTCACTTCGGGTTATCAAAAAGCTTCTGCAGCAGGTTTGTATGCAAAACAGAAAAATGCAGCTGGTATTACCGACGGGATTTCAGCAGCACAGATCTCACGAACTCCTGATAATAATGTCGGGGCCATCCTTAAACGTGTAAGTGGTTTAAATGTAGTAGATAACCGGTATGTTGTGGTACGAGGATTAAGTGATCGGTATAACCAGGCGCAAATTGATGGGGTAACACAGCCAAGTACCGATATGAACCGCCGAAATTTCTCTTTTGATGCAATCCCGGCAGAGATGGTAAGTAACATCGTAGTCAATAAAACTGCTACGCCGGATTTGTCTTCAGAATTTGCCGGAGGACAAGTGATTGTAAATACCTTAGATATTCCTGTACAAAATTTTACACAGTTTCAGATTGGAACAGGTTATAATACCAATACCATTGGTAAAGATTTCAGGCAGGCTGGAAAACGTGGTGGAGCTGAAGTTTTTGGCTTTATGGATAACAGTCACAAATTGCCATTAGGCTTAAGAAGCTGGGATCGTAATGGTTTGCCACCGGATTATATGATTGCTCAAAGTAAAGCTTTTGATCCGGAAGGATTCAGGTTGTATCGTTATGGTTTTGAGCCGAATCAGAATTATCGTTTATCTTTTGGCCGGGTTTATTCATTGAAAGACGGACTGAGTTTTGGATTTGTAGGAGGGGCTACCTTACGTAACAGTCAGGAAATTAATGATTTCATAAGTACCAGAGGGGGATTTACGCCTTCATCAATTGATAGTGTAAATATTCGTCAGAATGGGAAAATCTATAAATACAATTCCACTATAAGTGCCTTATTAAATCTTGGTATTCAAGGTAAAGGATTTAAGCTGGGATTCAGAAATATGTATTCTCATGTATATAACAATGATTTCATTACCTCAGAAAGCAGGGATCCTACAGATGAGCAGAAGACGGGACCAGAATACAGAAGACAGTTCAATATTCAGGATCCAAAGAACACGACAGTTTTGCAGCATAAACTGGAAGGAGAACATACTTTAGGAGAATCGGGGATTAAGCTAACCTGGAACGGCTCTTTTACAAATGTAAGTCAGACTATAGATGACAGACGTAAATTCACAGCGTTTGGGTCTGGTTCAGTAAATGGAGTTCCTTATTTTCAACGTTATCTGGTTGCAAACTCCCAGCAGAACGATGGTAACCCTGATTATCGTTTGTACACAGATACAAGAGAAAAGGACTATAACTGGGGAGTTAATCTAAGCCGGTCTTTTGACTTTATGAATGATAAAAGCTTAGTTAAAGTTGGTTATAGCGGCTTTTATAAAAAAAGAAATCTTTCCAACTATACTATTGAGATCTACAATGCAGTAAATCCAATTCTGTTTGTTGCTCCTTATGAATATAGTCTTGCTCCGGATAAAGTTGGTAGTGGCGCAACTCAGGCCTTTTATAGTGTTCCTGATGATATGGGTGGCCAGTTTACTGGTAAGGCAAATTCTCAGAGTGCCTACGTAATGCTGGATCAGCATCTCTTAAAAAAATTAAGACTGGTTTATGGAGTCAGGTATGATGCTTATAAACTTTCCAATACCCAATTGAAAACGAAGGATGCAGAAACCAATACAGATGATAATAAGAAATTTCTTCCTTCAGTAAATGTAACCTACAGTATCACAGATAATATCAATATCAGAGGGTCGTATGCTACCACTTTAGTCAGACCGGATTTCAGAGAGACTTCTGTTTTTAATTTATACGATCCGATTCTTGATGCCAGGATCAGAGGTTCCAATGTGAAAAGTACACAGATTAATAATACAGATTTAAGACTGGAGTGGTATCCTTCTCCGGGTGAAATTGTTTCTTTATCAGGATTTTATAAACATTTTGATAAGCCAATTGAGCTGGTGTTTATTCAGGATATGGCGGTAGATCAGTATGCATTCCAAAACCAGAAATCTGCTGTTAACTACGGATTGGAAATGGAGGTCAGAAAGTCACTGGGTTTTATTGCAGACAAACAATGGCTGCGTAATCTTTCTGTTTTTGGAAACGGAACTATTATTAAATCCAATGTAGTTGCACTTAGTTATGAAGGAGCCAATAATGAAATTGTTAAAGAAGTTAAATCAAAGAGAGCCCTTTATGGCCAGTCTCCATGGATTGTGAATGTTGGTTTATCTTATACTCAGGATAAATACGGTGTAAACGTAGTTTATAACAAATCAGGATACAGAACCAATACAATACATTTCAGCCCTTTGGAAATTGAGTATGAAATGGGGCGGGATCTAATTGATTTTCAGGTATTCACCAGGCTTTTTAAACAAAGAGGGGAATTGAAACTGAATATTTCCAATCTGCTGAATGCTCAAACCCGTTTTTATAAAAATATCAACGGATATGATGGCGGCGGCGGAGATACACCTTATACTTTAAAGGAAGGACATACAGATAAATATAAAGAAAGTGACGGTGATAAAATCACTTACCAGGTTAAATCAGGTACCAATGTAAGTATGGCATTTACCTATAAATTCTAG
- a CDS encoding FecR family protein: MKSSEKKNLYRRFLEKELNAAELDAFFLLVENGEFDNDYQNLMPAVEEPVMISEFVKAEKPLIAEEPVIVPQVKGRSVFKLFVRLAVAASLLLVSAIGYLTYRKTENLKQQSIYTTVSVPVGSVKIITLADHSVVTLNSGSVFKYPASFAPNNRKVFLVRGKGFFEIAKDKHRPFTVYSARLSTTALGTSFTVENYKAYQLEKVRLYTGKVEIGSKEKGFAPLRLIPGQQYSQIGNKGTKGVFAAAGEIKSYTEDGTLEFDNTSLTEALARIASYYNITLQFDKEDLKGFAISGRFRNEPVKDVIHTLLFTHHLKFKKIPEGYVIMN, encoded by the coding sequence ATGAAGTCGAGTGAGAAAAAGAATCTATACCGTAGGTTTCTTGAAAAGGAATTGAATGCAGCAGAACTGGATGCATTTTTCCTGCTGGTAGAAAATGGAGAATTTGATAATGACTATCAGAATCTTATGCCTGCAGTAGAAGAACCGGTAATGATCAGCGAATTCGTTAAAGCAGAAAAACCTTTAATAGCAGAAGAACCTGTGATAGTTCCACAGGTTAAAGGAAGATCTGTATTCAAACTTTTTGTAAGACTGGCTGTAGCAGCTTCTTTACTATTGGTGTCTGCAATAGGGTATTTAACTTATCGTAAGACAGAGAATCTGAAGCAGCAATCCATCTATACTACCGTGAGTGTACCTGTCGGGTCAGTGAAGATTATAACACTGGCAGATCATTCCGTTGTTACGCTTAATTCCGGTTCGGTATTCAAATACCCGGCTTCGTTTGCTCCAAACAACCGTAAAGTGTTTCTGGTCAGAGGAAAAGGTTTCTTTGAAATTGCAAAAGATAAGCACAGACCATTTACTGTTTATTCTGCCAGATTATCTACTACAGCTTTAGGTACCTCTTTCACCGTAGAAAATTACAAAGCCTATCAGCTGGAGAAAGTACGTTTATACACTGGTAAAGTTGAAATAGGAAGTAAGGAGAAAGGTTTTGCGCCTTTGAGGCTTATTCCTGGTCAGCAATATAGTCAGATTGGTAATAAAGGGACAAAGGGTGTATTTGCTGCGGCAGGAGAAATCAAATCTTATACAGAAGATGGTACGCTGGAGTTTGATAATACCAGTCTGACAGAAGCTTTAGCCCGTATAGCCTCTTATTACAATATTACCCTGCAATTTGATAAAGAAGACCTGAAAGGTTTTGCAATTAGTGGCAGATTTAGAAATGAACCTGTTAAAGATGTAATCCATACGCTTTTATTTACTCACCATTTAAAGTTTAAAAAAATCCCTGAGGGGTATGTTATTATGAATTGA
- a CDS encoding RNA polymerase sigma factor has product MTVLTKGIIQDFINGNEYAFTQIYRLYYKDIRSYCLQHTRSAELADELTSDVFLRLWEARENLDPEREIKPYLFTITKNVTFTWLKRMLTDQKMKSVFRSRYLSAQEEASQHVAITAAMDLALLRKIMGRIPSKRRQTFELCKIDGFTYAEAANMLSVSKETIKEHMSLAKRDLSKLADAADYLYLLLPLLFSLDNYF; this is encoded by the coding sequence ATGACAGTGTTGACAAAAGGTATCATTCAGGATTTCATTAATGGTAATGAATATGCTTTTACCCAGATTTACAGGCTGTATTATAAAGATATAAGATCTTACTGTCTACAGCATACCCGTTCTGCTGAACTGGCTGATGAATTAACCAGTGACGTTTTTTTGCGTCTATGGGAGGCACGTGAAAATCTTGACCCTGAAAGGGAAATCAAACCATATCTTTTTACGATTACAAAAAACGTGACTTTTACCTGGTTAAAGCGTATGCTAACTGATCAGAAGATGAAGAGTGTTTTTCGCAGCCGTTACCTTTCTGCTCAGGAAGAGGCTAGTCAGCATGTGGCAATTACTGCAGCAATGGATCTCGCTTTGCTTCGTAAAATTATGGGCAGGATACCTTCCAAAAGAAGGCAAACTTTTGAATTGTGTAAAATTGATGGGTTCACTTATGCTGAGGCTGCCAATATGCTTTCAGTGAGTAAGGAAACGATCAAAGAACATATGAGTTTAGCTAAGAGAGATCTGAGCAAGCTTGCTGATGCAGCCGATTATCTGTACCTTCTTTTACCCCTTCTTTTTTCTCTGGATAATTATTTTTAA
- a CDS encoding S41 family peptidase, translating into MKTCSLFIKTLLLYFLVFSLYGCRKSENKPDYPAGSQENINSWILDSMKVYYYWNTSLPANPSLAVDPVTFFKGIKNGSDRFSALVNPDFPESYPPSLVHILGFDWITLQTGSGKVQTVVSLVVPDSRAAGKGLVRGDMIKTINGTIPTADNIAVLTSNSIAQQSADLEIEGKTGVVRISRLTNSEDPVYTYKVFQSAGKNYAYLFLNSFEDAALAQIKKAFTYFKEQHAQELILDMRYNPGGSVPVAAALATMIASNTTTGALFVEYRGNSKAGSRKSSFGTEIQRLQGALRTDFIELSGYRLGLNRVFILTGTHTASAAELLINSLRPYITVIQSGQQTLGKDMASFVIKDYRNPQIVPKWEIYPMIFKLFNAAGKGDYSNGLMPDQLADELSSLPLKPFGDPADPLVQSCLERSTVTTTSRLKVESVAEKPRVIYDSRVPVDLKSSLTITRPY; encoded by the coding sequence ATGAAAACATGCTCTCTGTTTATCAAAACGCTGCTATTATATTTCTTGGTTTTCTCTCTGTATGGTTGCAGAAAATCAGAAAATAAACCAGATTATCCTGCCGGTAGTCAGGAAAATATCAACTCCTGGATACTGGATAGTATGAAAGTTTATTATTACTGGAATACAAGTTTGCCGGCAAACCCCAGTCTTGCAGTTGATCCCGTAACTTTTTTTAAAGGAATAAAAAACGGATCAGATCGTTTTTCTGCGCTGGTAAACCCCGACTTTCCTGAAAGTTATCCTCCTTCTCTAGTGCATATATTAGGGTTTGACTGGATTACTTTACAAACCGGAAGTGGAAAGGTACAGACTGTGGTTAGTCTTGTTGTACCAGATTCCAGAGCAGCTGGTAAAGGTCTTGTCAGAGGAGATATGATTAAAACAATTAATGGAACAATACCTACTGCAGATAATATAGCAGTCCTGACTTCAAACAGCATTGCACAGCAAAGTGCTGATCTGGAAATTGAAGGAAAGACAGGTGTTGTCAGAATTTCCAGATTAACTAATTCTGAAGATCCGGTTTATACTTATAAGGTTTTTCAATCTGCTGGAAAAAACTATGCCTATCTATTTTTGAATTCCTTTGAAGATGCTGCTCTGGCTCAAATAAAAAAGGCCTTTACCTATTTCAAAGAACAACATGCGCAGGAACTTATCCTGGATATGCGCTATAATCCGGGGGGGAGTGTACCAGTTGCAGCTGCGTTAGCGACAATGATTGCATCTAATACAACCACAGGAGCATTATTTGTTGAATACCGTGGTAATTCGAAAGCAGGTTCCAGAAAAAGTAGTTTCGGCACAGAAATACAGAGACTCCAGGGAGCTTTGCGTACAGATTTCATAGAGCTTTCCGGTTATCGTCTGGGGCTGAACAGGGTTTTTATTTTAACAGGAACTCATACTGCATCGGCAGCAGAATTACTGATCAATTCTCTCAGACCTTATATAACCGTTATTCAATCCGGACAGCAGACTCTTGGAAAGGATATGGCCAGTTTTGTAATTAAAGATTACAGGAATCCGCAGATTGTACCCAAATGGGAAATCTATCCAATGATTTTTAAGCTATTTAATGCTGCTGGTAAAGGGGATTATAGTAATGGGCTGATGCCTGATCAGCTGGCTGATGAATTGTCCTCGCTTCCGCTGAAGCCTTTTGGTGATCCCGCAGATCCGCTAGTTCAGAGTTGTCTGGAAAGAAGTACTGTTACGACAACAAGCCGGTTGAAAGTTGAATCGGTTGCTGAAAAACCTAGAGTAATCTATGATTCCCGGGTTCCTGTTGATTTGAAATCAAGTCTGACTATTACAAGACCTTATTAA
- a CDS encoding endonuclease/exonuclease/phosphatase family protein, with protein sequence MNRFSTINIKVGKTSITILFLLFLNTQLFSQHLIIGTYNLRNDNQGDIGNLWVQRAPVVANLLRFHQFDIFGIQEGFKNQLEDINTALPEYAHYGKGRDDGKEGGEHSSVFFRKDKFKLIKAGDFWLSETPDKPGLGWDATCCNRICTWVELQDIKSGRRFFYFNAHFDHQGKIARVESSKLIVRKMKEIAGNEPAVFTGDLNGGQDSEWYLTLAKSGYLKDTYNQVAHPYVNNPSFNEFGKHLEGTEIIDHVFVTKDFKADRWGILTDSYHGKYPSDHFPVLVEVTIKK encoded by the coding sequence ATGAACAGATTTAGCACGATTAACATCAAAGTCGGAAAAACCAGTATTACAATCCTTTTTCTTTTATTTTTAAACACACAACTTTTTTCACAGCATCTTATTATCGGAACTTATAATCTGCGTAATGATAACCAGGGTGACATTGGAAATTTATGGGTACAGAGAGCACCGGTTGTAGCTAATCTATTACGTTTCCATCAATTTGATATATTCGGAATCCAGGAAGGATTTAAGAACCAGCTAGAGGATATCAATACTGCTTTACCAGAATATGCACATTATGGTAAAGGACGTGATGATGGAAAAGAAGGCGGCGAACATTCTTCTGTTTTCTTTAGAAAAGATAAATTCAAACTGATCAAAGCTGGTGACTTCTGGTTATCTGAGACACCTGATAAACCCGGACTGGGCTGGGATGCCACCTGCTGCAACAGAATTTGTACATGGGTCGAACTTCAGGATATAAAAAGCGGTCGCAGATTCTTCTATTTCAATGCTCATTTTGATCATCAGGGGAAAATTGCAAGGGTAGAAAGCAGTAAACTGATAGTCCGTAAAATGAAAGAGATAGCCGGGAATGAACCTGCTGTATTTACAGGTGACCTGAACGGTGGGCAAGATAGTGAATGGTACTTAACACTGGCTAAATCAGGTTACCTGAAAGACACTTATAATCAGGTTGCCCATCCTTATGTAAACAATCCTTCTTTTAATGAATTTGGTAAACACCTGGAAGGAACTGAAATTATAGATCATGTTTTCGTAACCAAAGATTTTAAAGCAGACAGATGGGGTATTTTAACAGATTCCTATCATGGTAAGTACCCATCTGATCACTTCCCGGTTTTGGTGGAAGTAACTATTAAAAAGTAG